Genomic window (candidate division WOR-3 bacterium):
CAAGGAGGGTCGAATAGGAGAGGGTGACATCGTGCTCCTGACCGCGTTCGGTACCGGATTCACCTGGGCCGCGGCGGTGCTCAGGTTGTAACCGGGTCAAGTTGACTCTGCGAATTCAGGAGGTATATTCACTGTCCCGATGACGAGAATTACTGGTGTGATCGCAAGCGGCGAGACGGGCCGGGCGCGGATTTTTTGGATCGGGGCCGAGCGGTTGCTCGCCCAACTATCGCGCGTGACGGTATTCTGCGGCGGGTATGGGTCTGGTAAGACCGAGGTGGCGGTGAATTTTGCTCTTGCCCTGGCTGCTGTGGGGCATCGCGTCAGGTTGGCTGACCTCGATATCGTTAATCTCTATTTCCGCAGTCGTGAAGTACGGGACGTGCTGCGCGCGCACGGGGTAGAGGTACTTGTTCCTGCTGAGCCGTTGTTACGTGCCGATACGCCGGTCGTTCCGCCTGAGGTCAAGGGCGCGGTCGAGGAATCAGGCGGCTTCGTTGTGCTGGATGTGGGCGGTGATCCGGTAGGCGCGCGAATCCTCGCCGGCATGGCTACGTCGGTGACAGAGACCGACTACTCGAATCTGTTCGTTGTAAACTCGCGACGACCGTTCACCGACACAGCGGAGAAAACGACACGGCTGATTGCGGAAATCGGTCGAGTGTCCGGTGTACCGGTCACCGCAACTGTGGTGAATTCGCACCTGATTGATGAGACAACCACGGCGACAATTCAGGAGGGTATCGAGCTTGCCCGTGCGGTTGAACAGGGTAGTGGAATCGGCATCTCATTCGTGACGGTCGAAGAGAGGATGCTAGGTAGCTTTGATGCGGCCGGCTGCGGCTATCCGGTCTTGGTGCTGTCGCGGTTGTTGCTCAAGCCGTGGGAAGAGGGTGGGGCGAATCGGAAATGACGATCGGGAGACACCATGCGTCCGGGTAAACAACAGACGGCAATAAGCAACTTCCTGCTGTTGAGAAGGGAACAGATGAGTAGCGAAGGCCGGTCCGGCGTCGGTGCGTATCGGTGTCAGTTTTTGAGTGAAGCAGGTGTAGGAGACATATGGCCAATAACAGCGCGGTCGTGACGATTGACAGGAACCGATGCAAGGGATGTGAGCTCTGCGTAAACGTGTGCCCAAAGCATGTGCTTGCGATGTCGGAGGACATCAATGACAAGGGATATTTCTACGCCCGGGTTGTGAACCAGGATGCGTGCATCGCGTGCAGGTTCTGCGGTATGATGTGCCCGGACTGTGCAATCGAGATTGCCGTCGAGGAACTGGCAACAAAGGAGTAGGACGATGGCGAAGGTGTTGATGAAGGGTAATGAGGCGATCGCCGAGTCCGCAATCCGGGCCGGTGGGCTGTGCTATTTCTGCTATCCGATTACACCACAAAGCGAGGTGGCCGAGTATCTTTCGTGGCGGATGCCCGAGGTCGGCGGCAGTTTCTTGCAGGCCGAGAGCGAAGTTGCGGTCGCAAACATGTTGTATGGTGCGGCTGGTGCCGGAGTTCGAGTCTGGACGACTTCCTCAAGTCCGGGCATCAGTTTGATGCAGGAGGGGCTCTCATACATCGCCGCGGCAGAATTGCCCGCGGTTGTGGTGAACATCGTGCGGTGTGGCCCGGGCCTGGGTGGAATTCTGCCGTCCCAGTGCGACTATCTTCAGGCAACCAAGGGCGGCGGGCACGGTGATTACCGATGTCTTGTGTACGGTCCGAGCTCGGTGCAGGAAGCTGTGGACCTGATGCCGCTGGCATTTGATCGGGCGGACCGGTATAGGAATCCAGTCATCGTAGTGGGTGATGGTATGATTGGTCAGATGATGGAGCCGGTGGAGTTCCGCAGGTATGAGTTTCCACCGCTGCCGTCCAAAGACTGGGCCACGACCGGGTGCAAGGGCCGCAAGCCAAATGTCGTGAATTCGCTGTATCTCGACCCGGCGAAGGAAGAACAGCTCAACATCAGGATGGCACAAAAGTATGAGAAAATGAAACGCGAAGAGGTGCGGTACGAAGAGTTCTGGACCGATCGGCCATACCGGGTTCTGCTTGTAGCCTATGGTACCACGGCTCGGATCTGCAAGACCGCTATTCAGAAACTTGCCGAACAGGGTATTGAAGCGGCCCTGCTCCGCCCGATTTCGCTGTTTCCCTTTCCCGAAGAGAAGGTGTATGAACTCGGTCAGCGGGCCGAGTGGGTGATGTCGGTCGAGATGAGTATGGGCCAGATGCTTGAGGACGTGAGGCTGGCGATGGGGCGAACCAAACCGGTCTATTTCTACGGCCGGACCG
Coding sequences:
- a CDS encoding 4Fe-4S binding protein; translation: MANNSAVVTIDRNRCKGCELCVNVCPKHVLAMSEDINDKGYFYARVVNQDACIACRFCGMMCPDCAIEIAVEELATKE
- a CDS encoding cobalamin biosynthesis protein CbiA; its protein translation is MTRITGVIASGETGRARIFWIGAERLLAQLSRVTVFCGGYGSGKTEVAVNFALALAAVGHRVRLADLDIVNLYFRSREVRDVLRAHGVEVLVPAEPLLRADTPVVPPEVKGAVEESGGFVVLDVGGDPVGARILAGMATSVTETDYSNLFVVNSRRPFTDTAEKTTRLIAEIGRVSGVPVTATVVNSHLIDETTTATIQEGIELARAVEQGSGIGISFVTVEERMLGSFDAAGCGYPVLVLSRLLLKPWEEGGANRK
- a CDS encoding 3-methyl-2-oxobutanoate dehydrogenase subunit VorB, translated to MAKVLMKGNEAIAESAIRAGGLCYFCYPITPQSEVAEYLSWRMPEVGGSFLQAESEVAVANMLYGAAGAGVRVWTTSSSPGISLMQEGLSYIAAAELPAVVVNIVRCGPGLGGILPSQCDYLQATKGGGHGDYRCLVYGPSSVQEAVDLMPLAFDRADRYRNPVIVVGDGMIGQMMEPVEFRRYEFPPLPSKDWATTGCKGRKPNVVNSLYLDPAKEEQLNIRMAQKYEKMKREEVRYEEFWTDRPYRVLLVAYGTTARICKTAIQKLAEQGIEAALLRPISLFPFPEEKVYELGQRAEWVMSVEMSMGQMLEDVRLAMGRTKPVYFYGRTGGMVPSPDEVVEAVKLHLERK